One segment of Syngnathus typhle isolate RoL2023-S1 ecotype Sweden linkage group LG9, RoL_Styp_1.0, whole genome shotgun sequence DNA contains the following:
- the LOC133160228 gene encoding uncharacterized protein LOC133160228, with amino-acid sequence MFRRQKTRKAPGPDGVSPSCLKVCAEQLAPTFARIFNRSLELCEVPSCFKSSTINPVAKKPAITGLNDYRPVALTSVVMKSFERLVLNHLKVVTSPLVDPLQFAYRANRSVDDAVNMGLHYILHHLDTPGTYARILFVDFSSAFNTITPDILQQKLIQLAVPASTCQWITSFLTNRRQRVRLGGITSDTRTTNTGAPQGDETAYRQEVERLVHWCSQNHLELNPLKTVEMTVDFRHLQVPGNHNLSGPEMDRPHRLRKKAQQRLYFLRQLKKFNLPRELLKTFYTAIIQSVLCTSITVWFRSASKQDKHRLQRTIRTAEKIIGINLPSIQDLYLSRTRSRARNISTDPSHPGCSLFELLPSGRRYRARYAKTSRHRDSFFPQAVALMNSHHS; translated from the exons atgttccggagacaaaagaccaggaaggcaccgggcccagacggcgtgtcaccttcctgcttgaaagtctgcgctgagcagctggcgcccacctttgcacggatcttcaaccgttctctggagctgtgtgaggtgccctcgtgcttcaagagctccaccatcaatccagtggccaagaagcccgccatcacaggtttgaatgactatagacccgtcgcactgacatctgtggttatgaaatcgttcgagaggttagtgctgaaccacctgaaggtggTCACGAGCCCCCTggttgaccccctccagtttgcctaccgggcaaacaggtcagtggatgatgcggtcaacatgggactgcactacatcctgcaccacctggacaccccaggaacgtacgcgaggatcctgttcgtggacttcagctcggcgttcaacaccatcactcctgacatcctccaacagaagctcatccagcttgcggtgcctgcctccacctgtcagtggatcaccagcttcctgaccaacaggagacagcgtgtgaggctggggggcatcacatctgacacccggaccaccaacactggagctcctcaggg tgatgagactgcgtacagacaggaggtggagcggctggtccactggtgcagccaaaatcATTTGGAGCttaacccgctcaagaccgtggagatgacagtggatttcag acaccttcaagttcctgggaaccacaatctctcgggacctgaaatggaccggccacatagactccggaagaaggcccaacagaggctgtacttcctgagacagctcaagaagttcaacctgccgcgagagcttctgaagaccttctacactgccatcatccagtctgtcctctgcacctccatcactgtctggtttagatcggcctccaaacaagacaagcacagactacaacggacaatcagaactgcagaaaagatcattggaatcaacctcccatctatccaagacttgtacctgtccaggaccaggagtcgtgcaaggaacatctctacagacccttctcacccaggttgcagtctgtttgaactactcccctccggacggcgttatagagctcggtacgccaaaaccagcagacacagagacagtttcttcccccaggctgttgctctgatgaactcacaccactcatag